The following are encoded in a window of Ranitomeya variabilis isolate aRanVar5 chromosome 8, aRanVar5.hap1, whole genome shotgun sequence genomic DNA:
- the LOC143788816 gene encoding uncharacterized protein LOC143788816, whose product MHQEPSTRSNMACAARDNQYLGTTSTKQPKKKLCVQSVEKFILKTTTSQKEHFDELIAKFIFATNSSFRLVEHPLFVQMIEGIRPGYKPPSRFDISGKHLQAVYDIERVACTKYLKDKVVNMSLDGWSNIHNDPIICTCVTTEDGETYLTDTIDTSGNSHTAEYLLEIAKNSIHQCQEQFGCKVRSLVTDNASNVAKMRAELAHEDDTNVITYGCSAHLLHLLAKDLHISGVKEHVVEIVKYVRNNHFAHATYKEMGGLKLVLPQDVRWNTLADCLELFINNWSKLLSICETHRDKIDANIRSKVLNLGVKRNAEDLLERLKPISIALDKMQKDTATIADATEVWKDLEGSLDRLNLSNNVKVAIQHRKDQALKEEHYLVNILHPIYRGKKLSEAEINSAMEWLANTNHDIVATVLKLKCESAPFQKYMFADNVVNELKPLDWWKSQSLVLPAKIINLATQLLTASASSAGVERLFSSFGFVHTTVRNRLGTAKAGQLVFLLKVLNKQ is encoded by the exons ATGCACCAGGAGCCTAGTACTA GGTCAAATATGGCTTGTGCTGCACGTGACAATCAATATCTGGGTACAACTTCAACAAAGCAGCCCAAAAAAAAACTTTGCGTGCAAAGTGTAGAAAAATTCATCTTAAAGACTACGACGAGCCAGAAAGAACATTTTGATGAATTAATTGCTAAATTCATATTTGCAACCAATTCTTCTTTCCGACTAGTTGAGCACCCATTGTTTGTACAAATGATCGAAGGAATTAGACCAGGCTACAAACCACCAAGTAGATTTGATATCTCAGGAAAACATCTTCAGGCTGTATACGACATAGAAAGAGTGGCTTGTACAAAATATTTGAAAGACAAGGTTGTTAACATGAGCTTGGATGGTTGGAGCAACATCCACAACGACCCCATAATTTGCACTTGTGTCACAACAGAAGATGGTGAAACTTACCTTACAGACACAATCGACACATCTGGAAATTCACATACTGCTGAATATTTACTTGAAATTGCTAAGAACTCAATTCACCAATGCCAAGAACAGTTTGGATGTAAAGTAAGGAGCTTAGTTACTGATAACGCAAGCAATGTGGCAAAAATGCGAGCGGAACTGGCACATGAGGATGACACAAATGTCATTACATACGGTTGTTCTGCCCATTTGTTGCATCTTTTGGCAAAAGACCTGCATATTTCGGGTGTCAAGGAACATGTTGTAGAAATTGTTAAATATGTCCGCAATAATCATTTTGCACATGCAACCTACAAGGAAATGGGAGGACTGAAGTTGGTTctaccacaagatgttagatggaatacCTTGGCTGACTGCTTGGAACTGTTTATTAacaactggtcaaaattactgtccaTTTGCGAAACACATCGGGATAAAATTGATGCTAATATACGAAGCAAAGTATTAAATCTTGGTGTGAAGAGAAATGCCGAGGACCTTTTGGAAAGGTTAAAGCCAATATCGATTGCGTTGGATAAAATGCAGAAAGATACTGCAACCATAGCTGATGCCACAGAAGTTTGGAAAGATTTAGAAGGTTCTCTAGATCGCTTGAACCTCTCAAACAATGTAAAGGTTGCAATACAGCACCGCAAGGACCAAGCATTAAAAGAAGAACACTATTTAGTCAATATCTTGCATCCCATCTACAGAGGGAAAAAATTATCTGAGGCGGAAATCAACTCTGCAATGGAGTGGCTCGCCAATACTAACCATGACATTGTGGCAACTGTGCTGAAATTGAAGTGTGAATCTGCACCATTTCAAAAATACATGTTTGCAGATAACGTCGTTAATGAACTAAAACCACTGGACTGGTGGAAGTCGCAATCACTTGTTCTTCCAGCAAAGATAATAAATCTAGCTACTCAGCTACTGACTGCATCGGCTTCATCCGCAGGAGTAGAGAGATTGTTTTCTTCATTTGGTTTTGTGCACACAACAGTCCGAAACCGCTTAGGAACTGCTAAAGCAGGACAACTGGTTTTCCTATTAAAAGTCCTAAATAAACAGTAG